The genomic stretch CAGCAGCTGACGCGAGCCGGGCACCGCGTGGTGGTCTACGAGCGGGCGGACCGAATCGGCGGCCTGCTGCGCTACGGGATCCCTGAATTCAAGATGGAGAAGTCGGTGCTGGACCGCCGGCTCGCACAGATGCGCGCAGAGGGCACGGAGTTCCGCCGCAATGTCAACGTGGGCGTGGACATCACCGGCGAACAGTTGCGCTCCGGGTACGACGCGGTGGTCATCGCCACCGGGGCCACCCAGGCTCGCGACCTACCCGTTCCCGGCTGTGAGCTGGGTGGCATCCACCAGGCGATGGACTTCCTTCCTTGGGCCAACAAGGCCCAGGAGGGCGACCTGGCCGTCGACGAGGTGCCTATCTCGGCCGCCGGCAGGAAGGTGCTGATCATCGGCGGCGGCGACACCGGTGCGGACTGCCTCGGCACGTCGCACCGCCAGGGAGCGGAGTCCGTTCACCAGTTCGAGATCATGGAGCGTCCGCCCGACGAGCGTCCGCCCGCCAACCCATGGCCCACCTGGCCCTTCATCTACAAGGTCACATCTGCCCACGAGGAAGGCGGGGAGCGGGTGTATGCGGTCAACACCAGCGAGTTCGTCGGCGACGAGGACGGCAACGTGCGTGCCGTCCGCTTCGTGGAGGTGAGCCAGGAGATGGTGGACGGCCGTCCCAACTTCGTGCCGATCGAGGGCACCGAGTCGGAACTCGAAGTCGATCTGGTGCTGCTGGCCATGGGCTTCACCGGTCCGGAGCGCACTGGTCTGCTCGACGAGTTCGGTGTCGAGCTCGACGAGCGCGGCAACGTGGTGCGCAACGACGACTGGGAGTCCACGGTCTCCGATGTGTTCGTGGCCGGCGATGCCGGCAGGGGGCAGAGCCTCATCGTGTGGGCGATCGCGGAAGGCCGCTCGTGTGCGGCGGCTGTCGACCGCCACCTCATGGGTGAGACGGACCTTCCTGCTCCTGTGCTTCCCACCGACCGTCCGATGACCTGAGTCATGTCACCTCAGCCACCGCTGCGGGTGGTGGTGGTCCACTGGAACAGCCCTGCTGACTGCGCGGCCACAGTCACGCGCCTGCTGGACAGCACTGTGGCCGTGCGCGTCACCATCGTCGACAACGGCTCGGGTGCCGAGGAGCGCGCCGAGCTGGAGAGCCGGCTGGCCGCGCTACCGGGCGCGGGGTCGGCGGAGATCGTCGATGCCGGCTCCAACCTCGGTTTCGGCCCCGGGGCCAACCTTGGCCTGCGACGCTTCCTGGAGCGTCCCGGTGACGGCGAATGGGTGGCCCTGGTTCCCCACGATGTCGAGGTCGGGCGCGAGACATTCGAGCTGATGCTTGACGCAGCTGGCGCCGTGCCGACCGCGGGGCTCTGTTGCGCCGACGTGGGTGACGCCATGGTGCCGGTGATCGACCCGTACTTCGGCGGCATGACGGTGCCCGGTGGCAACGAGCCCGGCTGGGAGCCGGTGGACTATCCGCACGGAACCCTGATGATGCTGCGGCGCGGCTGCCTGGCCGAGGTGGGCCTGTTCGACGAGCGGTTCTTCTCCTACTGCGAAGAGGCCGACCTGGCCCTCCGGGCGCGCAAGGCGGGCTGGGAGGTGGGGCTGGTGCGCGGCGCAATGGTGCACAACGTCACCCTCGGGTCATCGGTGTGGATGGTGGACTACCTGCAGACCAGAAACACACTGCTGCTGGTGCAGGAGATGTCTGGTTGGTACCACGCCTTCATCCGCATCTGCTTCACGATGATCCAGATTGTCCGCGGGCTGCGTGACCGCTCGACGCAACCGCCGGTCTTCGACGCGTCAGCACGGGTGGCCGGCGTGCGCGACTTCATGCTGCGACGGTTCGGGCCCCCGCCGAGCTGAGTCGGAACAGCGTCGCCACAGCGATCACGTAGGTGCCGAGGGCGATGAGTTGCACGGTGCCGAATCCCCACGACATGGCGAGGATCGTGGTGAGTACCGAGCCGATCACGGAGAACACGCCGTTGATCGCCCAGCCCCAGGCCACGTATTCGTCGGCATGGTCGCTGAGCCCCGCCACGGTGCGCAGGCCGAACGGCATGAACATGCCGAGGCACAGCCCGAGAGGTGCAAGCACCACGAACGCGATCAGCACCCGCACCAGGAACGGCGCGGTCAGCGTGGCATCGGTCAGGGGGCCCAGCCACAGGCGGTAGGCCACCGTGAGGAACGCGAGCACGCCGAGCAGCACCGGAAGGGCGCGGGTGGGCTCGGCGGAGAACCGGTTGGACCACAGCGCGCCGATGCCGGTGAAGACCAGGATCGAGGCCAGCGTGACCGTCAACGAGTAGCTGGGGTAACCGAGGTACTCGGCGAGCTGCTGGATCATCGTGATCTCGAACAGCATGAACCCGAGTCCGAGCGCTGCGAAGTACACCGCGGATGTGCCCTTGGCAGGGAGCCTCTTCCACTGCCTGCGGATCACCACGAACGGCAGCAGCAGGAACACAACAGCGAAGAGAGCGGCCACTCCGAGCAAGAGGAGCAGGACGCGTTCGCCGATGGCCACCTCGCGGTCCTCGATCGTGGCACTGCTGAACATGTCTCCGGCTACTTCCGTGAAGGGCGTGAAGTGCCAGAAGAATGGTGCGTCGTCGCTGATGGAACGAACGTCAGCGGGGTAGGCGGCCACCAGCTCGTCGAGTGCCTCGGGTGATTCGGCGGCCGCCAGGTCGGCCACGGGGCTGTCGGACCGTGCACCACCGGGGGAGTAGACAACCTCGCCACCCGGGGTGAGCTGCACCGCCTGCTCGAACGACTGCACCTCCTCGGCGGTGAAAGGAGTGCGCTTGACCATGATCGTGGAGAGCCCGCCGGAGAGCGGGTCCGTGCCCCGTCCCACGAGCAGGTGCTGGGAGGGGTCATCGACGCCGAACGCCTCGAGGGCGGTGCGGGCGGTAACCACGTAGCGGGCGGTGCGGTTCGGGCGCGCGTCGAAGTCGACCTCGCCGAACTGGGCGACGGACATGCCCCGGTCGCTCAGGTGGGCGAGGGTCTCCTCGATCATGTCCTCGGTGTACAGGAAGCTCTCAGAGAGGACGAAGGCGCCGGAGGAAGCGGCGTTGTTGGCCGCATAGCTGTCGGGTGCCACGAACCACACCAGGTCGAAGTCGCCGTTGGATCGGGCAAGGTAGGAGCGACCATCGCCCTGGGTGACAGTGACCTCGTCGAAGTCCTCGAGGTTGCCGTAGTAGTCGGCGTACTCACCGCGCAGCAGGTCGACCGTGACCGGGTTGAGCTCCACGGCCTCGATGTCCTCCACGCCCCGGTACAGCGACGCCAGGATCTCGTTGCCGCCGGCGGAGCCGATGATCAGCTCGCGTTCCGGCGGATCACCCATCACGTCGAACGGCCACGCACGTGGGTCTGTGTCGAACCGGGTGAGGCCGTCGACGTCGCCGTCGAAGCGGTGGATGGCCGATCCCCAGGTGCCGTCGTGGATCAGGAACAGGCTGTCGTCGGAGAACGGCACAGGACCCACATCGACGCGGAACACCGGCCCCCAGCCGCTCGCCTCGGCTCCCTCATTGGCGACCTTCGCGTCCTCGGTGCGGATCGTGGGGAGTGAGTCCTCGCCGAGCACTCCCAGAACCACCATCAGCGCCGTGACTCCCACGGCTCCCCAGCGCATCGCCATGGAGCGGTTCCAGCTGAGCGCCGCCCCGAGCGCCGCGAGCGTGGCCGCGGCAAACATGATCACGCTCGGCGGCCCGACCGTGGAGATGAGCGCCACCACCACGGCGCATCCGATGCCCGCCCCGATCAGGTCCGAGAAATACAGACGACCCACGTCGTCGCCCCCGCGGCCGAGCAGCGTCGCCACAATGATCCCGATGGCGATGAACGTGGCGAACAATGCGATGCAGATCACACCCAGTGCGGCGAAGCTGCGCAGGGACCTACCGGTGCCGTAGTCCCACAGGGCGATCGTGTCGATGGGGATCCACGCCACGACGCTGTAGCCGACGACCACACTGAGGGCGCCCAGCAGCGACGACCAGCGCAGGACTGCCGGCGTGTTCGCGCCGCGCAGGCGTTTGGACAGCACCACGGCGGTCGCGCCACTGCCGAGCCCCAGCAACGCCAGCCCGATCACGAGGTAGGTGTAGTAGTACCAGAGCTTGAATGAGATGACGCGGGTGTAGGCGACCTCCAGCAGCAACCCGGCGAGGCTGACCACGAAGATCGCAGCCAGGGCCGCCGGGCGGCTCATACCCATCGGCTGCTGCGCCGGCTGGTCACCCCCAGCCTGATCGTCGTCGGTCGCCGGCTCCTTGGTCGACAGTTCCTCGGTCTGCATCAACCAGCGAACCTAATGCGGCGTCCGCTGCACCATGCAGACCGTCCGACAAGGTGCTCGACGAGCAGAGCGGGTGTGGCACGCCTCGGAGGTGGCGGGGCATGCCGTCAGGTCGCCGGGTGGGCCCCGGGGATCTGCTGGCTTCGGGCACGGGGACATAGCCACCGGCGTGGGCACCCAGGGGCAACGGATTGCGGGCTCAGGGTTCTGAATCGCGTGTGGGTGGGAGTTCGCCGCGTTCCACGGCTGCGACCACGGGGCGGACCCTGAGCAGGTACCAGCCGGAGATCGCCAGGCCCGCGCACACGAAGAGGATGCCCAGCAGGATCATGGTCATCCAGGCGAGCTGGTTGCGTTCGGCAAGGGCCCACGCCCACTGCGGTCGCCGTGCGGCGTCGAGCAGCGCCCAGACGCTCAGGGCGAGTGGCGCCCCGACCAGCATCGTCACGACGATGCCCCGCAGCAGTTCGGACCAGGGCACGTGGACAGGCTACGCGAGTCTGCGACGACGTCCGTCCTCGCCCGCCGTGCTCCGCGGGGCCTCGCTGCGATCGCCCGGGCCGGGCCATGGCGGTATCAACACCACCGGTAGCTCGCGGCCGGCTATCCGGGCGAACTGGTGACGACCGGGATCCGAACCACCCGAGGCCCGCTAGTTTCGCCGCGATGAACGGATCAACGGATGGTGACCCCAGGTCGATCGCGGGACGCGTGATGGTCGTGACCGGCGCGGCCAGCGGAATGGGCCGGGCGACGGCCACCCTGCTCGCACGCCACGGCGCCCGCGTCAGCTGCTGGGACCTCAACGGCGAGGCCATCGAGGAGACCGCCCGGTTGGCCACCGATGCAGCGGGCGACGCAGGCGAAGCACTCGCCGTCGTCGCGGACGTCTCGGATTCCGACTCGGTTGCCGACGCCCACCTGCGCACCGTGGCCGACCTCGGCCGGGTGGACGGCCTTGTCAACAATGCCGGCATCAGCCTTCCGGCCGCCCTCGACTCGCCTGAGTGGACCGCGGCGTGGGATCGGACGATGGCGGTCAACCTGACCGGACCCGCCAACGTGTTGCGCACCTGCATCGAGGACCTCTGCCGCAATGGCGACGGCCGCGTGGTCAACATCGCATCCACCGAAGGCCTGGGCGCCACGCGCTACCTGTCGGCATACACGACCGCGAAGCACGGCGTGATCGGCTTCACGCGTTCGGCGGCGATGGAG from Actinomycetes bacterium encodes the following:
- a CDS encoding glutamate synthase subunit beta — translated: MGDIKGFLKHERSTPEHRPVPVRLQDWDEVYEDFPSEELRLQASRCMDCGIPFCNSGCPLGNIIPDWNDLVYRGYWDTAMDRLHATNNFPEFTGRLCPAPCETACVVGINQPPVAIKQVEVTIVDTAWDNGTVAPLRPTRHTGRSVAVIGSGPAGLATAQQLTRAGHRVVVYERADRIGGLLRYGIPEFKMEKSVLDRRLAQMRAEGTEFRRNVNVGVDITGEQLRSGYDAVVIATGATQARDLPVPGCELGGIHQAMDFLPWANKAQEGDLAVDEVPISAAGRKVLIIGGGDTGADCLGTSHRQGAESVHQFEIMERPPDERPPANPWPTWPFIYKVTSAHEEGGERVYAVNTSEFVGDEDGNVRAVRFVEVSQEMVDGRPNFVPIEGTESELEVDLVLLAMGFTGPERTGLLDEFGVELDERGNVVRNDDWESTVSDVFVAGDAGRGQSLIVWAIAEGRSCAAAVDRHLMGETDLPAPVLPTDRPMT
- a CDS encoding glycosyltransferase; the encoded protein is MSPQPPLRVVVVHWNSPADCAATVTRLLDSTVAVRVTIVDNGSGAEERAELESRLAALPGAGSAEIVDAGSNLGFGPGANLGLRRFLERPGDGEWVALVPHDVEVGRETFELMLDAAGAVPTAGLCCADVGDAMVPVIDPYFGGMTVPGGNEPGWEPVDYPHGTLMMLRRGCLAEVGLFDERFFSYCEEADLALRARKAGWEVGLVRGAMVHNVTLGSSVWMVDYLQTRNTLLLVQEMSGWYHAFIRICFTMIQIVRGLRDRSTQPPVFDASARVAGVRDFMLRRFGPPPS
- a CDS encoding SDR family oxidoreductase, encoding MNGSTDGDPRSIAGRVMVVTGAASGMGRATATLLARHGARVSCWDLNGEAIEETARLATDAAGDAGEALAVVADVSDSDSVADAHLRTVADLGRVDGLVNNAGISLPAALDSPEWTAAWDRTMAVNLTGPANVLRTCIEDLCRNGDGRVVNIASTEGLGATRYLSAYTTAKHGVIGFTRSAAMELAGRGVTVNCICPGPIHTGMTAIIPDDDKERFARRRVPMRRYGDPAEVAQMTMSLLLPANTYTTGAVLAVDGGLTVQNT